The Pontibacter pudoricolor genome contains a region encoding:
- the rho gene encoding transcription termination factor Rho, producing MYNIEELKDRLLSELKEIAEDLGVQNFKKLSKQDIIYKILDQQAITPPEKLPKKIKPVASSAAPASDSSPEIATIEEEASALAPAPEERRPVVRAEQPEQAPKPAPAPVKDHGPQRDRERIQPRRENREQTSSEPRTETREPKAERAENQPREPRPERTEGQNREPRERNDGREQRSENRNDNREQRPEREQRQDNREQRSDQQTNRPDSRYDNNQRRNNPQQQNANAGGNIFKEFDGIILNEGVLELMQDGYGFLRSTHYNYLASPDDIYVSPSQIKLFGLKTGDTVKGQIRPPKEGEKYFALLKVETVNGRTTEEIRDRIPFQHLTPLFPEERLKLTTKPSQLSTRILDLFAPIGKGQRGMIVAQPKTGKTVLLKEIANAISENHPEVYLMILLIDERPEEVTDMARSVKAEVIASTFDETAERHVKVSSIVLDKAKRMVECGHDVVILLDSITRLARAYNTVVPSSGKILSGGVDANALHKPKRFFGAARNVENGGSLTIIATALIDTGSKMDEVIFEEFKGTGNMELQLDRKLANRRIYPAIDVPASGTRREDLLMDRDELNRIWILRKFMSDMNSVEAMEFLKDRMVGTKSNEEFLISMNG from the coding sequence ATGTACAATATTGAAGAATTGAAAGATAGGCTTCTTTCAGAACTCAAGGAAATTGCAGAGGACCTGGGCGTTCAGAACTTCAAAAAACTGAGCAAACAGGACATTATCTACAAGATCCTGGATCAGCAAGCCATCACCCCACCTGAGAAATTACCTAAAAAGATCAAACCTGTTGCCAGTTCTGCTGCCCCAGCAAGCGATTCATCTCCTGAAATTGCAACTATAGAAGAAGAAGCATCAGCCCTTGCACCTGCACCGGAAGAAAGAAGACCTGTAGTGCGTGCCGAACAACCGGAACAAGCTCCAAAACCAGCCCCAGCGCCGGTTAAAGACCATGGGCCGCAACGCGACCGTGAACGTATTCAGCCTCGCCGCGAAAACAGGGAACAGACCAGCAGCGAGCCACGCACAGAAACACGCGAGCCAAAAGCAGAGAGAGCTGAAAATCAGCCACGTGAGCCAAGACCGGAACGTACGGAAGGCCAGAACCGCGAGCCACGTGAACGAAATGATGGCCGTGAGCAACGTTCTGAGAACCGCAACGATAACCGCGAACAGCGTCCGGAGCGTGAGCAACGCCAGGATAACCGTGAGCAACGCAGCGACCAGCAAACGAACAGACCAGATAGCCGCTACGACAACAACCAGCGCCGTAACAACCCGCAACAGCAGAATGCAAATGCAGGTGGCAATATCTTTAAGGAGTTTGATGGTATAATACTAAACGAAGGTGTGCTTGAGCTGATGCAGGATGGGTATGGTTTCCTGCGTTCTACACACTATAACTACTTAGCATCTCCTGACGATATTTATGTATCGCCATCGCAGATAAAATTATTTGGTCTTAAAACAGGTGATACTGTAAAAGGCCAGATCCGCCCGCCGAAAGAAGGTGAGAAATATTTTGCCCTGCTAAAGGTTGAGACTGTAAACGGACGTACCACGGAAGAAATTCGTGACCGTATTCCGTTCCAGCACTTAACGCCGCTTTTCCCGGAGGAGCGTTTAAAGTTAACTACCAAGCCAAGCCAGCTGTCAACCCGTATTCTCGACCTTTTTGCCCCAATAGGTAAAGGCCAGCGCGGTATGATCGTGGCGCAGCCTAAAACAGGTAAAACCGTGTTGCTGAAAGAAATAGCCAACGCTATTTCTGAAAACCACCCGGAAGTATACCTGATGATCCTACTGATTGATGAGCGTCCCGAAGAGGTGACTGATATGGCCCGTAGCGTAAAAGCGGAAGTTATTGCATCAACGTTTGATGAGACTGCCGAGCGCCACGTAAAGGTATCGAGCATTGTACTGGACAAGGCGAAGCGAATGGTAGAGTGTGGCCACGATGTGGTAATTCTTCTGGATTCGATCACGCGTTTGGCCCGTGCCTATAACACTGTGGTTCCATCGTCTGGTAAGATCTTATCGGGTGGTGTGGATGCGAACGCACTGCACAAGCCGAAGCGTTTCTTTGGTGCTGCCCGTAACGTTGAGAATGGTGGTTCATTAACTATCATTGCCACTGCACTTATCGACACAGGTTCTAAGATGGATGAAGTTATCTTCGAAGAATTTAAAGGTACCGGTAACATGGAACTTCAGCTGGATCGCAAACTGGCCAACAGAAGAATTTACCCTGCTATCGACGTTCCTGCTTCGGGTACTCGCCGCGAAGACCTGCTAATGGACAGAGACGAGCTGAACCGTATCTGGATCCTGCGCAAGTTTATGTCGGATATGAACTCTGTAGAAGCTATGGAGTTCCTGAAAGACAGAATGGTTGGCACGAAGAGCAACGAAGAATTCCTGATTTCGATGAACGGCTAA
- a CDS encoding UbiA family prenyltransferase has protein sequence MQPYRDALTLMRIPFSVYLMPVFWFALSALQQVDVSRAIVVFLILHLLVYPASNGYNSYYDRDEGSIGGLKHPPKVNRELMHLVLAFDVLAVLFSIILSPLFAALVALYLLISKAYSYEGIRLKKYPVISTIVVTFFQGAFTFAMVQAGVGLKLQEVMQMPNAGFAIVSTLFLCGSYPLTQIYQHEEDSQRGDITISLLLGITGTYIFAAISLLLGTGMLLWLYYTTDQFQNIIIFLIATAPILYYFTNWAMAATRNNTLVNYDNTMHMNKISSVCISLAFITMLVFKAVYEL, from the coding sequence ATGCAGCCTTACCGCGACGCGCTTACGTTAATGCGAATACCTTTTTCGGTGTACCTGATGCCGGTATTCTGGTTTGCGCTCAGTGCATTGCAACAAGTGGATGTGAGCAGGGCTATAGTTGTTTTCCTGATTCTGCACTTACTGGTTTACCCGGCCAGCAACGGCTACAACTCTTACTACGACCGCGACGAAGGAAGTATTGGAGGCCTGAAACATCCGCCTAAAGTTAACCGCGAACTGATGCATCTGGTGTTGGCTTTTGATGTGCTGGCTGTGTTGTTTTCTATCATTTTATCTCCGTTGTTTGCTGCGTTGGTTGCCTTATACCTGCTTATTTCCAAAGCGTATAGTTACGAAGGCATCCGGCTCAAAAAGTACCCGGTTATCAGTACTATAGTTGTTACTTTTTTTCAGGGGGCTTTTACGTTTGCAATGGTGCAGGCTGGCGTCGGGTTGAAGCTACAGGAAGTGATGCAGATGCCTAATGCAGGTTTTGCTATAGTTAGCACGTTGTTTCTGTGTGGTTCTTACCCGCTCACTCAAATTTACCAGCACGAAGAAGACAGCCAGCGCGGAGATATAACTATAAGTTTATTACTTGGCATTACCGGCACCTACATTTTTGCAGCCATCAGTTTACTGCTCGGTACCGGGATGTTACTATGGTTGTATTATACCACCGACCAGTTTCAGAATATCATTATTTTTTTGATAGCTACGGCTCCTATCCTCTACTATTTTACAAACTGGGCTATGGCCGCTACCCGTAATAATACGCTGGTAAACTATGATAATACCATGCACATGAACAAAATATCTTCGGTGTGCATCAGCCTGGCGTTTATAACGATGCTGGTATTTAAGGCTGTTTACGAACTATAG
- the serS gene encoding serine--tRNA ligase codes for MLQLSVLREQTDLVVAGLTKKNYKNAADEVAALLELDQRRRQVQSEHDELQAQSNSISKEIGILMKNGEREKAESYKTQTTELKQQAKTLADQLTTLEDELQAALYKLPNLPHASVPVGRTAEDNEVVLQHGEIPELHAGAQPHWELIQKYDIIDFDLGNKITGAGFPVYKKQGARLQRALINFFLDEALKAGYTEIQPPILVNEASGYGTGQLPDKDGQMYHATEDNYYLIPTAEVPITNIYRDVIVPADQLPIKNAGHTPCFRREAGSWGADVRGLNRLHQFDKVEIVQITLPEKSYETLEEMSSYIQGLLQKLELPYRVLRLCGGDMGFTSALTYDMEVYSTAQGRWLEVSSASNFETYQANRLKLRYKNEAGKTQLLHTLNGSALALPRIVAAILENNQTPDGINMPKVLHPYLGFEKIG; via the coding sequence ATGCTACAACTATCCGTTTTAAGGGAGCAGACAGACCTGGTAGTGGCAGGCCTCACCAAGAAAAACTACAAAAATGCAGCCGATGAAGTTGCTGCTTTACTTGAACTTGACCAGCGTCGCCGGCAGGTACAGAGCGAGCACGACGAGCTGCAGGCCCAGTCGAACAGCATCTCCAAAGAGATCGGAATTCTGATGAAGAACGGCGAACGCGAGAAAGCCGAATCTTATAAAACACAAACTACCGAATTAAAGCAGCAGGCCAAAACCCTTGCCGACCAGTTAACTACCCTGGAAGATGAGTTGCAGGCAGCTTTATATAAGTTACCAAACCTGCCACACGCAAGTGTTCCTGTAGGTAGAACAGCAGAAGACAATGAAGTAGTTCTGCAACATGGTGAAATTCCTGAACTGCATGCAGGCGCGCAGCCTCATTGGGAGCTTATCCAGAAATACGACATCATTGATTTTGACCTGGGCAATAAGATAACTGGTGCAGGTTTCCCGGTTTATAAAAAGCAGGGAGCCCGTTTGCAGCGCGCGCTTATCAACTTCTTTTTAGATGAAGCCCTGAAAGCCGGTTACACTGAAATACAGCCGCCAATTTTGGTTAACGAAGCATCGGGCTACGGCACCGGCCAGTTACCGGACAAGGACGGACAGATGTACCATGCCACCGAAGATAACTATTACCTGATACCTACGGCCGAGGTACCGATCACCAACATTTACCGTGATGTAATTGTACCAGCCGACCAGTTGCCAATAAAAAATGCAGGTCATACACCATGTTTCAGAAGAGAAGCTGGTTCGTGGGGTGCCGATGTACGTGGATTGAACCGTTTGCACCAGTTTGACAAGGTAGAAATTGTACAGATTACGCTGCCTGAGAAGTCTTATGAAACGCTGGAAGAGATGAGCAGCTATATACAAGGCCTTCTGCAGAAACTGGAATTACCTTACCGTGTGCTGCGTCTTTGCGGCGGTGATATGGGCTTTACGTCTGCCCTGACTTACGACATGGAAGTATATTCTACAGCGCAAGGCCGCTGGCTGGAAGTAAGCTCCGCTTCTAACTTTGAAACGTATCAGGCTAACCGCCTGAAGCTGCGTTATAAAAATGAAGCTGGTAAAACACAATTGCTGCATACGTTAAATGGTAGCGCCCTTGCCCTGCCTCGTATAGTTGCCGCTATCCTGGAGAATAACCAGACACCGGACGGTATTAACATGCCAAAAGTGCTGCACCCATATTTAGGGTTTGAGAAGATTGGGTAA
- the polX gene encoding DNA polymerase/3'-5' exonuclease PolX, translating to MENKKIIRLFKLASELMELHDENPFKVRSYVNGAATLELVEEPLAGMSQATLESIQGVGKGIAAKIIEINQTGSFAELDQMLAATPPGVVEMLRIKGIGPKKVRTIWKELGTETVEELLDACEQDKLSKLKGFGAKTQENIKQALLFTQQNRGKLLYAEAEPSAEELLQTIKQALPDAKVEVVGDVRRRMEIVESLQFVVATDKYKDTCEKLGKIDVLEQDIKSSGPRIWRGNYSLNGMVTEIRLVDDACFANEVVLRSASEAHLTQVFAAGKTMLNVLREENHKTEEDVYHAAGMAYVVPELREGTNELQLAMDNKLPKLLELSDLKGILHNHSTYSDGAHTLEQMATFCRDMGYQYLGISDHSKTASYAGGLREGDVLRQQKEIDELNQKLAPFKIFKGIESDILTDGSLDYDEYILKTFDFIVASVHSVLNMDEKKATQRLITAIENPYTTMLGHPTGRLLLRREGYPINHKMVIDACAANNVIIEINSNPWRLDLDWRHVQYALEKGVMLSINPDAHHTSGYDDMKYGVLVGRKGGLTKEMTFNAKPVDEVEAYFNKRKAGIK from the coding sequence GGGTGTAGGCAAAGGCATTGCCGCTAAAATTATCGAGATAAACCAGACCGGTTCTTTTGCCGAACTGGACCAGATGCTGGCTGCCACACCGCCGGGCGTAGTTGAGATGCTGCGCATTAAAGGCATCGGCCCTAAAAAAGTACGCACCATCTGGAAAGAGCTGGGCACCGAAACCGTGGAAGAACTGCTGGATGCCTGCGAGCAGGACAAACTGAGCAAACTGAAAGGCTTCGGCGCCAAAACCCAGGAAAACATAAAACAGGCGCTGCTCTTTACCCAGCAAAACCGTGGCAAACTGCTTTACGCCGAAGCCGAGCCAAGTGCCGAAGAACTGCTGCAAACTATAAAACAAGCGCTGCCCGATGCGAAAGTGGAAGTAGTTGGGGATGTGCGCCGGCGCATGGAAATTGTGGAAAGCCTGCAATTTGTAGTCGCTACCGATAAGTATAAAGATACTTGTGAAAAGCTTGGCAAAATAGATGTGCTGGAGCAGGATATTAAGAGCTCTGGCCCACGTATCTGGCGCGGCAACTATAGTTTGAATGGCATGGTGACTGAAATAAGATTAGTAGACGATGCCTGCTTTGCTAACGAAGTGGTGTTGCGTTCTGCTTCGGAGGCGCACTTAACGCAGGTTTTTGCAGCCGGTAAAACTATGCTGAATGTGCTGCGCGAAGAGAATCATAAAACGGAAGAGGATGTGTACCATGCAGCCGGCATGGCGTACGTGGTTCCGGAACTGCGCGAAGGTACCAATGAGCTGCAACTGGCCATGGATAACAAGCTGCCAAAACTGCTCGAACTCTCCGACCTGAAAGGTATTCTGCACAACCACAGTACCTACTCCGACGGCGCCCACACCTTAGAGCAGATGGCCACTTTCTGCCGCGACATGGGCTACCAGTATCTGGGTATCTCAGATCACAGTAAAACGGCATCGTACGCAGGCGGCCTGCGCGAAGGCGATGTGCTACGCCAGCAAAAAGAGATTGATGAGCTGAACCAGAAACTGGCTCCGTTTAAAATTTTCAAAGGCATTGAGTCGGATATCCTGACAGATGGCTCACTGGACTATGATGAATATATCCTGAAGACCTTCGATTTTATAGTTGCCAGTGTTCATAGCGTGCTGAACATGGATGAGAAGAAAGCAACGCAACGCCTGATCACAGCTATCGAAAACCCATACACTACCATGCTCGGCCACCCGACCGGCAGACTATTGCTGCGCCGCGAAGGTTACCCGATCAACCATAAAATGGTAATTGATGCCTGCGCTGCCAACAACGTCATCATCGAGATAAACTCCAACCCATGGCGCTTAGACCTGGACTGGCGCCACGTGCAGTATGCGTTGGAAAAAGGAGTAATGCTAAGCATAAACCCCGACGCCCACCACACCAGCGGCTACGACGATATGAAGTACGGTGTACTGGTAGGCCGCAAAGGCGGATTGACCAAAGAAATGACCTTTAATGCCAAGCCGGTTGATGAAGTAGAAGCTTACTTTAACAAGCGCAAGGCTGGGATTAAATAA
- a CDS encoding glycosyltransferase family 9 protein gives MQKEKLKILIIRFSSIGDIIYTTPVVRCLKLQVPGAEIHFLTKPGFRFILDNNPYVDKLHLLKDHLDDTIQDLRAEQFDYVIDLHNSLRSVLVKYKLGVKFSTFKKQRIRKILALKFKLNTVKPTHLVDRYLETVKFLGVVNDQKPVDYFLTGNYSLSTLLPETHQQDYVAFIIGATHFTKRMPNEQVVSICNSLNRPVVLLGGKDVEENGAIIAEAAGAKVYNACGKLNMNESVYVVKQAAKVIGFDTGLTHISEAFDKELVTIWGSTVPELLGVQPYQVTRHYEAGVELPCRPCTKFGRSECPLGHFKCMRDINERAIVDFVNHEG, from the coding sequence TTGCAAAAAGAGAAGCTTAAAATACTCATCATCCGGTTCAGCTCAATCGGGGATATTATTTACACCACGCCGGTTGTCCGTTGCCTGAAGCTACAGGTACCGGGCGCAGAAATACATTTCCTGACGAAACCCGGTTTCCGGTTTATACTGGACAACAACCCTTATGTAGATAAACTTCATCTGCTAAAAGACCATCTGGATGACACCATTCAGGACCTGCGTGCGGAGCAGTTTGATTACGTGATTGACCTGCACAACAGCCTGCGCTCGGTGCTGGTGAAGTATAAGCTGGGCGTAAAATTCTCTACGTTCAAAAAACAGCGTATCCGTAAAATTCTGGCTTTAAAGTTTAAGTTGAATACCGTTAAGCCAACCCACCTGGTAGACCGCTATCTCGAAACCGTGAAATTTTTAGGTGTAGTGAATGATCAGAAACCGGTAGATTATTTCCTGACCGGTAACTATAGCTTGAGCACACTGCTACCTGAAACACACCAGCAGGACTATGTTGCTTTCATAATTGGCGCAACACACTTTACCAAACGTATGCCGAACGAACAGGTGGTCAGCATCTGCAATTCACTGAACAGGCCAGTCGTGTTGCTGGGAGGTAAGGATGTGGAAGAAAACGGTGCAATTATAGCAGAAGCTGCCGGAGCGAAAGTGTACAACGCGTGCGGTAAACTGAACATGAACGAATCAGTATATGTGGTGAAGCAGGCAGCTAAAGTAATTGGTTTTGATACCGGTCTAACGCATATTTCTGAAGCGTTTGATAAAGAACTGGTAACGATCTGGGGAAGTACCGTGCCTGAACTTTTGGGGGTACAACCCTACCAGGTTACAAGACACTACGAAGCAGGAGTGGAGCTACCATGTCGCCCATGTACCAAGTTTGGAAGATCAGAATGCCCGCTTGGCCACTTTAAATGCATGCGCGATATTAATGAAAGAGCTATAGTTGATTTTGTGAACCACGAAGGATAG